The Tolypothrix sp. PCC 7712 region GCTGTGTCCCTACGAATGGTATGTATTCTATGCAATTCAGAACCACTATAATTGGCGATCGCCTCTAAGTAAAATAGTTATATAGTTAATTAGCTATATTAAATAACATGGCAAAAATTATCTTACAAGCAAGCCAGGATAGATAACGTGGCGTTGATTACCCATTGAAACTTCCAGCTTTGCTATGTTTTGTTGCAGTTAAAATTGAGCAAGAACGGCTAAAAAACTATGTGGGTTAGTTCTATCACGGCGTATTTACATTACTTAGGGTTAATGCTGGCTTTTGGGGCTTTGGTTGTCGAAAGCCAATTTTTGAAGCAGGATTTCAGCTTACAAGCAGCCTGGAAAGTTGTTATGGCTGATGCGGTTTATGGCTTATCTGCTACAGTTATTCTTATTACAGGTATTTTGCGAGTCATCTACTTTGGCAAAGGAACCGATTACTATCTCAGCAACTCGGTTTTCTATCTGAAGGTGAGCATTTTTATCTTGGTAAGTTTGCTGTCTTTATATCCCACCTTCTCTTTTTTGTCTTGGATTAAAGATTTACGCAATGGCAAAACACCGAGTTTGGAATTAGCAAAAGTGCAGCGAATTTCTTGGATGATTAGAGGAGAATTATTCGGGTTTACCTTAATTCCTTTGCTAGCGGCTGTTATGGCTAGAGGAATTGGGGTGTTTTAAGCAACTAGGGGAAAAGGGAAAGGGAGAAAGGGGAAAGGATCAGGACTAGTCTATTTATTAAATCAATACCTTCGCTAATTTAGTAAAACTGTTGGCGAAGGTATTGTCTGTATTGGTAATTTAGCACTCAACACTCTTCTACAGACAGGGTTAGCGCGTCTCTGCAACTCAGCACTCATTAGACTTCTTGCACGAATACAAAACTTACCCTCATCCGAGAGCCCCTTCTCCCGAAATTGGGAGAAGGGGAGCCGATATCAAAGTCCCTCTCCCATGCTTGGGAGAGGGATTTAGGGTGAGGGCAAAGATTCATGCAAGAGGTCTATTACTGATAATGGATACCAGCTTGTTTAAATCTGTGCAGAACTTCGCCCAAGCGATCGCAATCTGCAATTAAACTTATCCTGACATATCCTTCGCCAGCAACGCCAAAGGCATTACCGGGAGTGACGACAACGCCGGTTTGTTGCAAGACATCTAGGGCAAAATCTGTAGAACCAACGCCTACAGGACATTTCACCCAGAGATACATTGTGGCTTTAGTTTTGGGAATATCCCAACCTAACTTGCCTAATCCTTCAATCAGGAAATCGCGACGAGTGCGGTAGCGTTGCTGGACTTCATGCAAATATACATCTGGCAGTTGCAAGGCGGTTTCTGCGGCTGTTTGTAAGGCAGCAAAAATCCCATAGTCCAAATTGGTTTTTAAAGTCCGCAAACCTTGGATGACATGGCGATTCCCCACCACAAACCCAACACGCCAACCTGCCATATTGTAGGTTTTGGATAAGGTGTGAAACTCTACACCAATTTCTTTTGCGCCGGGAATTTCTAATAAGCTAGTGGGTTGATAACCATCAAATGCTAACTCGGCATAACACAAATCATGCACTAAAAGAATTTCATGTTTCCTCGCAAAGGCAACGATTTCTTCAAAAAATTCCCGAGGTGCGGTGGCGGCGGTGGGATTGCTGGGATAGTTGAAATAGAGGATTTTGGCTTTTTGTGCCACTTCATCGGGAATTGCCCCTAAATCAATTAACCAGTCGTTTTCTGGCTTGAGAATCAAGCTATAAACTTGCCCGCCAGCGATTACCGGGCCGCGAAAATGGGCGGGATAAGCAGGAGATGGTACCAGAACGATATCACCAGGGTTGATGTAGGCGATCGCTAAATGAGCTAATCCTTCTTTGGAACCCAGGAGGGGCAAAGCTTCACTATCGGGATCGAGAGTGACACCGTAACGGCGATTGTACCAATTGGTAATGGCACGACGGAAATTTGCAGTCCCTTCAAATGGCGGATAGCCATGATTGGCGGGATTTTGCAAAGCTGCCATTGCCGCTTCTACCACCGGTTGCGGTGTCGGGCCATCTGGGTTTCCCATGCCCAAATCAATCAAATCTAACCCTTGTTCCCTCGCCTTTGCTTTTAGCTCATCTAGACGAGCAAATACATAAGGTGGTAGTTTCTGTATACGTTCTGCTGGGACAATCCAATCCAAACTCATTGCTCAACCTCGTCACTGATACCCCTGACTGAGACGCGATTTGTCGCATCTCGACTATCTACTGGTGCAGTGGTAGAAACCATCGCCGCCATTAACTGTTCCAGCGCTACTTTAAACGGTAGTCGATGGATATCGGAATTTGGATTGAGGGCGATTTCCGCAGCAGTTTGCAGTTCAGCTAGGGTAATGTTGCCCAATCCCAAATCACTCAATTTTTGTGGCAATCCAATCTCTGCATAGAATTTCACTAGCTGTTGTCTGGATGTGGCTGCTAGTTGATTGCCTTGTACCATTTCTTCTAAACGTAGTTGTACTAAGATGCCATAGGCAACTTTTTCACCGTGAATACTGCTATGTCCCGCAATGTGAGTTAAACCATTATGCACTGCATGGGCAGCAACAGTACGGCATTGTGCGCCTCCTAGTCCACCAACTACCCCAGCCATCAATACTGAAGCATCTACGACTGCTTGCCAATCTTCACTACCTGGCGCTTGCAAGGCGGCGACTGACTTTTGCAATAAAATATCGCGCAAAACTCGTGCTTGTTGCACAGCACCAATAATTAAAGTTTGTTGGGAATGTCCACTACTAACTGACGCTTCGTACCACTTGGCGATCGCATCTCCAATTCCCGCTACTAAGGTATGCTGTGGTGCGGTTTGAATCAAGTCGTAATCCAGGATTAACAAATCGGGACAGCGAGATAGCGCCACATCATAAAGAAACGCCCCATCCTCAGAATACACATTCGACAGGGCAGACCAAGCTGCACAGGTAGCCGCAGAGGTGGGAATTGTCACTACTGGTAATTGCAACTGATGGGCTACTAACTTCGCTGTATCCAGTGCTTTACCACCACCAACACCGATAATCAAATCAGCTTTATGTGCTTTTGCTGCTTTCCGCAAAGATTGCAAGCTAGCTTCACAGCAATCTGCACCATAGTCAGCTGCAGCGATATCTAATTTTTGCTGTTCTAAAATTGGCTGCAAACTCTCTTTAGTAATCGCCAGAGTTTGCTTTCCCGCCACAATTAAGGGACGACTCCCCAAACGCGCAATCTCTGCTGATGCCGTCTGCAATATGCTGGAACCACGAATTACTTTTGCTGGCGCGATCGCCAGCGTCAATAATGAACTAGGTGTTTGAGTAGACAAGGTCTGAGTAGAAATTTGATTGGGCATATAACTAGTTTGCCAAAACCTTGATATTTCTTAACAACTTAAAAGTGCAAATAGATGATGATGCCGGATAGTTATAAGTTAAGCTGTTTGCCACTATCAGCAATTCTGATGACTCAACTAATAAAATTGGGGAATGACATCAACTAAGCTGATTGCCAACTGGTGAAGCAGTTTGACAGTCTGGCTTAATTCTATATTGCCCATTATCCTGAAATTCCGAACTATCAAAGTTTTGAATAACCGTATAGTTAATTAACAATACCACTCCCAGATACTGAGGAAAAGTCTTTGGGCATTCGGGTTTGGGCTTTGAGGAACAGCCAATAATTTTCAGGACTTACGCAACTGGTACACTAATCTTCTGGTTTAAGAGTCAACAGTCAAGGGGAGCCACTGCGGTCTTGGGGTTTCCCCAAGTAGAGCAAGTGGCGTTCAAGGGTCAAAAATTCAAGTTTTTTGGACTTTTGACTCTGGACTCTGGACAGCCTAAACGAAAAAAATGTGGCACTTGGGTAAGTCCTATAATTTTTCCTCCCACCACCACCGATTGCCGACAGGTTGATTAACTTTTTCTAATTACTGGAATTGCTAAGTTAATATCTTAAACTAAAAAAAATCATTATTGTATACTGAAATACAAAAAAAACTATGTTTTCCTGATAACCGAAAAGATGACTTTTGTTTACAAGAATATACTTACTCAATCAAGCTAAATATTTCTGCAAAAACCTTGCCCTACATCAAAAATATCAATCTTTGGGTGGGAGAATATTGATTGCTTAACTAGTGTAAACAACACAATCCCAGACAATTTAGGAAACAGAGAATGCGATCGCTACATGAATAGGGGCGCAAAGTTTTGTGCCCCTCAAGATGATTAATGTATTGCCAAGATTGAAATGGAACTTGAAGCCTAAAAAATGCTTTTTGTTAGACTTGATCTGGTATTGCCAACATTTCTAAGCTGTAGGCTTTGGCAACTGAGCAAATTTTTCTGGGTAAAGTTCCACAGTGATATTAGAGTCATCGCGACTAACTAGCGATCGCTTCACCTGACCCAAGTATACAGGTACAGTTAACCCTGGTTCTGGGTGGGTCAAAGTCCGGGCACGAATCGTCATCTGACTGTCAACCTTAGTGCCTAAACGTCCATAAGAATAGAGATTACTAGCCGCTTGACGCAAAGTTGCATCTAATTCTGAGGTGGTAATTTGGGGTGTGATGGCAATTACGGCTTGTGTGGAACCATTGTCATAAACCAGAGAGTAGCGGACTGCACCAGGAATCACAGTCCGACTTAAAGGTACTAATGAAAGTGCAAATAAACCAGCTGTGACCACTAGCATAAAGCCAGTTGTACCCACCAGCCGAAAGCGGATACCCCATTTGAAAATAAAACTCAGGACTGCTAAGGCAGCAAATACCAACGTGGCAATCCCTGACCATTGGGTATATTGAAGAAAATCAGCTGTTGTGAGCATAAGCTTGGCTACGGAGGCATGAATTTTTGATTACAGACAAAACCATTCTACCGAGTGCTTACACCATCAACTTGCTGAGTTCTCAATGGTTAATCATGCTAATTTGAGATTGTTTGCTAGTCTGATAAGTTATGAGATGAATTTTTCTAAGCTGATACGCACATAAATCAAATATTCTGGCGTTAGGACTGTCAAGGGTCAAGAGTCCAAAGTCCAAGCTAGCCTTTGACTCTGGACTCTTGACTTTTGACAACCTGAGTGCAAAATATACAATTTGAATGCGTAACAGCTTATTAATAACGCTGACAATCAATTGCTAAACTACCATCCTGAGCAATTGCAATATCTACCCTGTATTCTGCTGGGCAAGTTTCTACCAAATTACCTTGAATAATTTTTATTTCCTCTGCAAGCTGGCAACTTTTTAACTGTCCTTTTTCATCAAAAAAGATGTAACTTTTGGCTTTACAAGAAAAATTTGATCCGCCTGTGCGAGAATTGGAGATTTGTAAATTTATATCGTGGCTCAGAATACAAGTTGCCAATGAACCATTAGAGTAATTATTAATAGTACCAGTTTCACAAACAATCGCCGCTTTAGCAGGCATAGATATGACATAACTGAGCGTTAATAAACCCAGAGAAGATGTGAAAATTCCCCACTCTGAAGAGCATGATTTCATGGAAAAATCCTGAGTTTTTTAATGATATATTCTTGATAATTTGATGAGTAAGAACATACATAAAAAAGGGCATCTCTTGGAGATGCCCGTCATGCAGGAAAACCCCCAGAAGGGTTGTCCTTACACCTTCCCAACAATCAGCAACAGTGACTAACTTTAATTAGCCACACTCACAGACGTGAATATGTTTATATTATTAAAAACAAGTTATAAGTGACTGCGGTGTATACACGGAAAATATGTAAGTTTTGATATATAGGAATCCTATTTTATTTGGAGATTTATTTATGAAGATAGAGAATCAGTAATACACAGGAAAATAACAAAGGCAAAGGATGAAATCATTATGATTGTGAATTCCTCAATCCCTATGATGCGATCGCCTATTAGGGGTTGTAGCCTAGCAGGGTGAAACCCAATACTACAAGGGATAGCGTTTTGAACTCAAAATAGGTTTTGGGGAAAAGGTTAAAGGTGAAGGGTTAAAGGTTTTTTCTTTCCCTTTTCCCCTTAAACGACAAGTATTGCGGTGAAACCCAGTTTAGCTTTTAAGTTTTACCTCTATTCTTAAAAATAAGCAATTTTGACAATAACTCAAGCAACAGCTGTGTAGAGGCGTAAAGCTTCGCGTCTCTACAGAGAATTGATGTGTTGCCAAGATTTTTTCAATATCAATGATGCTCAGATGACACATCACATTTTAAAAGCAACCAAAGATACAGTACATCTCGGTGGTTTTTCTCATTTACTAGCACCAGCAATCACTATTAATTCAGGTGACACGATTGAGGTAGAAACTTACAGTGGTTATTATGTGTCCGACAAAGCGCCACCTGAGTTTCTCACACCAGAATTTCTTGATATTTGCCAAAATTTAGCGCCGGAACGCAAAATTGCTGGCGGGCCGCATTTACTCACTGGGCCGATTTATGTGCGCGATGCAGAACCTGGGGATGTTTTGGAAGTAGAATTAACTGCGATCGCACCCAGTTTACCTGTAGGCTTCAACGCCATTCGTCAAGGTTGGGGCGCTTTACCCGAAATCTTTCCTCAGCCTGCTTTAAGATTTATTCCCCTCGATTTAGAAAACAAGATTGCAGAATTTCCTACAAATAGCGGCATCAAAATTCCTCTCAAACCCTTTTTTGGTATCCTTGGTGTTGCAACTCCCGAAACATCTCGAATTTCTATTCCACCAGGCTATTACGGCGGTAATATTGATAACCGGGAACTACAAGCAGATTCTCGGATATTTTTGCCAATTTTTGTTCCAGGTGCTTTATTTTCTATTGGTGATGGTCATGCTGCCCAGGGAGATGGTGAAGTTAATGTTACTGCTATTGAAACTTCGATGAACGGTAAAATTAAGCTCACTTTACGTAAAGATTTGCATTTCACAACACCAATCGCAGAAACTCTTACTGATATCATCACAATGGGTTTTGGTGAAACCTTAGATGCCGCCTTAGAATTAGCCTTGAAAAATATGATTGATTTCTTGGAGCGCTTTACAAATTTGTCGCCCGAAGAAGCGTATGTATTATGTAGTTTAGCCGTGAATTTTCGCATTACCCAAGTTGTCAACAGCCCTCAAAAAGGCGTGCATGGAATGCTACCGAAAGCAATTTTTTCTCATAAAATCAATTGGTAAATAAGTAGCATAGATATCAATACTGCTCGGTTAAGGATTTTCAACTTGGAATTTAGCTTGGGGAAAAGGTGAAAGGGGAAGGGTTAAAGTTTTTTTCTTGCCCCTTTTCCCCTTCCCCTTTTGCCCTTAACTGACAAGTATTGGTATAGATATTGTCTAATATTTGTCCAAAACCCAGAAATATCAAATGGTGAGCAGTGCCAGAAAAATTGCTTACCAATGAAAACTAACAGATTGCAATTAAAATTCAAAGACCATTGATTATGTCTAATATTCTCATTCAAATGTTGCTAATTGGTTTAGTTGCTGGCATTGCTGGCGGGATGTTTGGAATTGGTGGTGGGGCAATTATGGTACCAGCAATGGTATTACTGATAGGATTGGATCAAAAATTTGCCACAGGTACTTCCATTGCTGCACAAATTTTACCAATTGGGATTTTAGGAGCAGCAGTTTACTATCGCAATGGTCAACTAAATATTAAATATGCTGTGATTATTGCAGTCGGTTTAGTAATCGGCAATTTATTTGGGGCATTGTTTGCCAATCAGCCTTTTATTAGTAGCGAGACAATGAAGAAGTTGTATGGTATCTTTTTACTACTTTTAGGCGCTCGCTATTTATGGAATAACTGAAGAATATACCAAGTTGTTAGTTATTTTGTCTGAATTTGGGAATTGGGAATTGGGAATTGGTAATTGCAAAAAAAAATCTGACCCATGACCCATTACCGATTAATATAGGAAGCGCGATCGCATACTTGGCTAGGTAATTGCTATCATCAGTAAATCACGGTGCTAGGCTGCTTATATCGTTATCTGTAATTTAGATAACTCTTGACTGTTGATTCTTGAATGCCTGTAGGTAGACCACTAATCTGGCTGCCTTTAACTTTGGTTGAATTTCAATTACCTACAATGGATCGTCGGAATTTTCTCAAATATGTAACTTTAGCGGGGTCTAGCTTTGCCTTGACTAGCTGTATTCAAGGTAGAAGAAATTCCCAATTGCAAAGCGATGTCACCCCAACAGCCTCACCTGTAGTAGTCAACGAACCGCTAAAGGTGGGGTTTGTTTATTTAGGGCCTGTAGGCGATTTTGGCTGGACTTATGCTCACGATTTAGGTCGTAGAGAAATGGAAGCGAATCTTCAGGATAAGGTGAAAACTACTTTTATTGAAAATGTCAGTGAAGCTGATGCAGAAAGGGTAATTCGCCAGTTAGCAGTAGATGGTAGCAAATTAATTTTTACAACTTCCTTAAGCTACATGAACGCCACAATGAAAGTAGCTAAGGAATTTCCCCAAGTCATCTTTGAGCATTGTACAGGTTCTCAACTGGCTGCCAATGTCGGCACTTACTCCGGACGCTTTGAAGAACCTCGCTACTTAACCGGTATGATTGCCGGCAAAATGACCAAATCAAATATCATTGGTTTTATTGGCGCATACCCTATTCCTGAAGTCATTCGCGGGATAAATGCATTTACGCTAGGATTGCGAACCACTAATCCCCAAGCAAAAGTGAGAGTGTTATGGGTGCAAAATTGGTATCACCCTGCGAAAGAAAGGGAAACAGCCCAAGCTTTGATTAATTTAGGTGCAGATGTACTGACACAGCATACTGACTCGACTGCTGCTATGCAATTAGCCGCAGCCAAAGGTATTTATGCTTTTGGTTACAACAGTGACATGAGCAGCTTTGGTGCGAAAGCACACCTAACATCAGCAATTAATAAATGGGGAAAATTTTATATAGATACAGCCTTAGCTGTGATGAATAATACCTGGAAGCCACAACAGACTTGGAGTGGTATTGCTCAAGGTATGGTAGATATTTCCCCTATGAATCAGGCGATTCCTAGCGATGTTCAGCAATTAGTCAACGCCAAGCGCGAACAGTTTATTCAAGGTACAGCCCATCCTTTTGATGGCCCAATCAAAGACCAAAAGGGAGTTGTACGCGTACCCAAAGGTAAAGCGCTTGACGATCAACTACAAGAGAAAATGGATTGGTATGTTCAGGGAATTGAAGGGTCAATTCCTTAAGGACTCCAACTAGAAAATATACTATCGCTGTGTAGTTAGAAGAGCAAAGGGAGAAGAACCCCATCATCTTCGCTTCTATAGTTGAATCACCCAATTCTTTGGTGCATTCTTTTAACCAAAATACAGTTCAGTTAAGAAAATTAATTGATAACAAAACCAAAAAACTAGTTATACCAATTCAAATCATGTTTGCGACACATCAATATATTTTAGAGGGCACGGCAATGCGTGCCCCTACAATCTGCCACATTCTTTTTTAAAATTGTATTATACAATTCTCCAAAATATCGCTACACATAGGCAGTAGGGGGGCAGGGAGCAGGGAGCAGGGGGAGAATTATCTGTAGCCTGAATTAAGAGAAATGGTATTACTCAACCAAAAACCGAACAATAATTTTGGAGGGGGTTTGGGGGACGCAACCGTCACCCAATCGGGGGTTTGGGGGAGAATCCCCCAATTATGCTGGCTTCTTTAATAAAAGTGACAAATCAATCGCTAATGAGCTTAACCCAAGCGTCTTGTCTGTTAACCGCAGATTTACGCAAAATAATTTTGTAACACTCTGACAAGAACCTTCTCACTCTCCACCCTAGAGAGTAATACTGATTTCCCTAACTGAGCATAGTTAATGAGGTGTTAGACCCCTACTATCCAAATCAGGGTATTTACTGTATTATTAGTCAAATAAGTCAGAGTTTATATATTCTGGCAAAAATAAATGAGTGAATATAAGTAACCAAATTATTGGCTGATGCCTAAGTACCACAAGTTTTGCTCGTTACTTTGTGGTTCGATGGTACAGGCCCAAAACTAAGTAGGTAAGGCATTAGCCCTACCTATGGTAATTCATATGTTTCGGTCAATTTTTCAGTCCTAGATTTTTGTCAACTATTAACCTCATGTCTGAGGATAAGAATAAATGTTTTACAGGATTGACAGGTTTTACAAGCTTTGTCCTGTATAAATTGAACGTACTTCGCCATTACGCCGCACGATCGCTTCACCATTATTCACATCTACTAGTGTCCAACCACTGGAGCCGATGCTTTCACCAACAACAACGCGGTGGCTGACACCGTCGATTTTGAACAAAGCCGCAGATTTGTTGCCTAACTCTAGTATTCCTTCTAAAGTTTGAGTCGGAGCATAAACTTCTGGAACTGTGGCTACAACTTGGTGCTGGGATGCAGCAGATGCGGGTGCTGTAGCTGTGGGCAATTGTGGTGGTGCAACGCGGAATGATGCTACTGGTAATGTTGGTAGTAAATTTGATGATTGCTTGACGACAAGTGGTGCAGTTCGTACACCCACAGCTTTGAGATCTGGACGCACAGCAGCAGCATACATATTAACGCTCACCGGCTTGGCTGGTTTGCGAGGCGAATTTAAGGCTTTTTTCACCGGATTGAGCCGAGATGCAGCACCTACTGATGATATGGTTTTGGGAATACCTGGCAGCAGTGGTGGTGTATAGCGCATTGGGGAAGGCGCTTGATAAACGGGGATATATATGCGCTCAACAACGTTTGTTGAACGGACTGGTGCTGGTGGTGTATTATTCGCTGTCAAAGGCTGTGGTAAGACCACATTTCTGGCATCATTAGCTACTGCTACAGCTGCTGGTTTGGGATTAGCAATTCCTGGGGTGGCGTAGCTTTGATTGTTTCTGTTCTCTTGCTGATCGATGACTGATAATGCACCTAGCATATAGTCAACTAACTCAGCTTGCACATCAACTTTTTGCGGTACAGCACGGGGTGCAATCTGAAGATTGGTAGCTAAGTTGGGGACAACCGGGAAGGTGAAGGCTTTGGAGTTGAGCAAAAACAGAATCCCCGCGATCGCTACACCAACAATTGTTGTGCCGACAATCAGCAAGGTAGCAAAAGGCTTTCTGCTTTTTTTAATTTTGCGGGTAACTGCTTTGCGAGGAGCATTTTCAATTACAGT contains the following coding sequences:
- a CDS encoding DUF2214 family protein, which produces MWVSSITAYLHYLGLMLAFGALVVESQFLKQDFSLQAAWKVVMADAVYGLSATVILITGILRVIYFGKGTDYYLSNSVFYLKVSIFILVSLLSLYPTFSFLSWIKDLRNGKTPSLELAKVQRISWMIRGELFGFTLIPLLAAVMARGIGVF
- a CDS encoding aspartate aminotransferase; translated protein: MSLDWIVPAERIQKLPPYVFARLDELKAKAREQGLDLIDLGMGNPDGPTPQPVVEAAMAALQNPANHGYPPFEGTANFRRAITNWYNRRYGVTLDPDSEALPLLGSKEGLAHLAIAYINPGDIVLVPSPAYPAHFRGPVIAGGQVYSLILKPENDWLIDLGAIPDEVAQKAKILYFNYPSNPTAATAPREFFEEIVAFARKHEILLVHDLCYAELAFDGYQPTSLLEIPGAKEIGVEFHTLSKTYNMAGWRVGFVVGNRHVIQGLRTLKTNLDYGIFAALQTAAETALQLPDVYLHEVQQRYRTRRDFLIEGLGKLGWDIPKTKATMYLWVKCPVGVGSTDFALDVLQQTGVVVTPGNAFGVAGEGYVRISLIADCDRLGEVLHRFKQAGIHYQ
- a CDS encoding iron-containing alcohol dehydrogenase family protein, with translation MPNQISTQTLSTQTPSSLLTLAIAPAKVIRGSSILQTASAEIARLGSRPLIVAGKQTLAITKESLQPILEQQKLDIAAADYGADCCEASLQSLRKAAKAHKADLIIGVGGGKALDTAKLVAHQLQLPVVTIPTSAATCAAWSALSNVYSEDGAFLYDVALSRCPDLLILDYDLIQTAPQHTLVAGIGDAIAKWYEASVSSGHSQQTLIIGAVQQARVLRDILLQKSVAALQAPGSEDWQAVVDASVLMAGVVGGLGGAQCRTVAAHAVHNGLTHIAGHSSIHGEKVAYGILVQLRLEEMVQGNQLAATSRQQLVKFYAEIGLPQKLSDLGLGNITLAELQTAAEIALNPNSDIHRLPFKVALEQLMAAMVSTTAPVDSRDATNRVSVRGISDEVEQ
- a CDS encoding Ycf51 family protein; protein product: MLTTADFLQYTQWSGIATLVFAALAVLSFIFKWGIRFRLVGTTGFMLVVTAGLFALSLVPLSRTVIPGAVRYSLVYDNGSTQAVIAITPQITTSELDATLRQAASNLYSYGRLGTKVDSQMTIRARTLTHPEPGLTVPVYLGQVKRSLVSRDDSNITVELYPEKFAQLPKPTA
- a CDS encoding acetamidase/formamidase family protein, giving the protein MTHHILKATKDTVHLGGFSHLLAPAITINSGDTIEVETYSGYYVSDKAPPEFLTPEFLDICQNLAPERKIAGGPHLLTGPIYVRDAEPGDVLEVELTAIAPSLPVGFNAIRQGWGALPEIFPQPALRFIPLDLENKIAEFPTNSGIKIPLKPFFGILGVATPETSRISIPPGYYGGNIDNRELQADSRIFLPIFVPGALFSIGDGHAAQGDGEVNVTAIETSMNGKIKLTLRKDLHFTTPIAETLTDIITMGFGETLDAALELALKNMIDFLERFTNLSPEEAYVLCSLAVNFRITQVVNSPQKGVHGMLPKAIFSHKINW
- a CDS encoding sulfite exporter TauE/SafE family protein, whose amino-acid sequence is MSNILIQMLLIGLVAGIAGGMFGIGGGAIMVPAMVLLIGLDQKFATGTSIAAQILPIGILGAAVYYRNGQLNIKYAVIIAVGLVIGNLFGALFANQPFISSETMKKLYGIFLLLLGARYLWNN
- a CDS encoding BMP family ABC transporter substrate-binding protein, coding for MDRRNFLKYVTLAGSSFALTSCIQGRRNSQLQSDVTPTASPVVVNEPLKVGFVYLGPVGDFGWTYAHDLGRREMEANLQDKVKTTFIENVSEADAERVIRQLAVDGSKLIFTTSLSYMNATMKVAKEFPQVIFEHCTGSQLAANVGTYSGRFEEPRYLTGMIAGKMTKSNIIGFIGAYPIPEVIRGINAFTLGLRTTNPQAKVRVLWVQNWYHPAKERETAQALINLGADVLTQHTDSTAAMQLAAAKGIYAFGYNSDMSSFGAKAHLTSAINKWGKFYIDTALAVMNNTWKPQQTWSGIAQGMVDISPMNQAIPSDVQQLVNAKREQFIQGTAHPFDGPIKDQKGVVRVPKGKALDDQLQEKMDWYVQGIEGSIP